GGCGCGCTGCTGGCGCTGCTGCTGTTCAAGACCGAGTTCAGCATCATCGCGCTGATCGGCGTGATCCTGCTGATCGGCATCGTCAAGAAGAACGCGATCATGATGATCGACTTCGCCATCGACGCCGAACGCCGCGACGGCCTGAGCCCGCGCGACGCCATCTTCCGCGCCTGCCTGCTGCGCTTCCGGCCGATCATGATGACCACGGCGGCGGCGCTGCTGGGCGCCATCCCGCTGGCCATCGGCCGCGGCGACGGCGCCGAGCTGCGCGCCCCGCTGGGCATCTCCATCGTCGGCGGCCTGGTGGTCAGCCAGTTGCTCACGCTCTACACGACGCCAGTGGTCTACCTGACGCTCGACCGCTGGCGCCTGAAAGTCAACGCCTGGCGCGCCCGCCGCCAGCGCGGCCGTGGCGATGGCGCCGCGCCGCACCTTGAACACTGATGAAAGCTCCCGCAATGTTCCGCCGCCATTTCCCGATCTCGGCTTCGTTCTCCGCCGTTGCCCTGGCCTGCGCCCTGCTGGCCGGCTGCGCGGTGGGCCCCGACTACCAGCGCCCCGACGCCCCCGTGCCCAAGGCGTTCAAGGAAGCCGGCGACGCGATGCCCGCCTGGACCGGCGACTGGAAGACCGCCGAGCCGCAGGACACGATGGCGCGCCCCGACTGGTGGCGCGCGTTCGACGATCCGGTGCTCGACGGCCTGATGTCGCAGGTCCAGGTATCGAACCAGAACATCAAGGCCGCCGAGGCCGTCTACCGCCAGGCCACCGCCGCGCTGGCGGCCGCGCGCGCCGGCTATTTCCCGACGGTGGGCGCCAACGCGGGCGTGTCGCGCGGCGCGTCCAGCTCGGGCGGCCGCATCACCAACGGCCAGAACGCGACGCTGTCCGCCACATGGGAGATCGACGTCTGGGGCCGCATCCGCCGGCAGGTGGAAAGCGCCCAGGCCGGCGCGCAGGCCAGCGAGGCCGACCTGGCATCGACGCTGCTGTCCACGCAGGCCACGCTGGCGCAGAGCTACTTCCTGCTGCGCGTGGCCGATGCCCAGCGCGCGTTGCTGGAACGCACCGTGGCCGACTACCAGCGCTCGCTGCAACTGGTGCAGAACCAGTACCAGGCCGGCACGGCGCAGCGCTCCGACGTGCTGCAGTCCGAGACCCAGCTCAAGTCCGCCCAGGCCCAGTTGATCGACATCCGGATCACGCGCGCCCAGTACGAACACGCGCTGGCCGTACTCGTTGGCAAGCCGCCGGCCGACCTGGCGCTGGCCGTGGCCGATGCCGACGTCACGCTGCCGCGCGTGCCCGTGGCGGTGCCGTCGACGCTGCTCGAACGCCGTCCGGACATCGCCGCCGCCGAACGCCGCATGGCATCGGCCAACGCCGACATCGGCGTGGCGCAGGCCGCCTACTACCCGACGCTCTCGCTGTCCGCATCGGGCGGGCTGACAGCCAGCACGCTCGCGCGCTGGCTGTCGCTGCCGGACCGCGTATGGTCGGTCGGCGCCGGCCTGGCCGGCACCGTGTTCGACGGCGGCCTGCGCAGCGCCGCCAAGGCCCAGGCCGTGGCCGCCTACGACCAGACCGTCGCCAACTATCGCCAGACCGTGCTGGAAGCCTTCCAGGAAGTCGAGGACAACCTCGCCGCCGCCCGCCTGCTGGACGAGGAAGCGCAGGTCCAGTACGACGCCCTGCGCTCGGCCCGCGAGGCGCTGGCGCTGGTCAACAACCGCTACAAGGCCGGCACCGCCGGCCTGCTGGACGTGCTGACCGCCCAGACCGCCGCCTACACCGCCGAACGCACGGCGTTATCGATCACGGGCCGCCAGTACACGGCGGCCGTGACGCTGATCAAGGCATTGGGGGGTGGGTGGCATGGCCCGACCGCCGACGGCGCACCACAGGCCACCCAGCCGGCACAGCCCGCCCCGCAGCAGGGGGCCGCGGGCGGGGCGTCGTGACATTGGGAAAGGCGGCCGGCGGCATGACGGCAAATTCGTAGAAGTGCGAGAGACAACGGACCGGGGCTGCGTTAGCGTGTCGCGCTATCGTCGTCGCGCATCGACAGGAGCGCTGACGAACGACCCGTAATCCCCATCACTCATGTCCGAGAAAACCTGGGTCCGGCTACGGACCTTCTCCCTGCTGTGTCTGCTTCTGGCAGGCACCGTTGCCATCTATGCCCTCCGCCTGGACCCTCGTCCCTGGGATTGTGGGTCTGCTGAAAGAACACTCGCCGGCGCGGGTTATGTTCTGGAGGTTTGCAGCCTTCCTGACGGCCCGGCCGGCCATCCGCATGAGGCCCGCCTTCGCGTCTACGACCGGCTGGGGAGACTGTTGGCGCATCGCAGCTATCACTTCGCGCCCTGGTCACCCGCAAACAAATTCGACGTTGGCGACAACGAGATTCGATATACCGACGCCGCGCAGCCTGTCCGGGGCGGGACGTTCGAGCTCCACACGTTGACGTTCCCGCCCACCTCGGCGGATCGGCGTGCCGCCAATTTCGTGCGCTGGTTTCTCGACCGGTAACCCACGGCATCCCCCCTAGCGCCCCACCGGCACCGGCAGCGCCTGCTGGCTGACCCGCTCGCGCAGCCATGTGGCGGCCTTGCCCAGCGGGCGCTGCTTGTGCCAGACCAGTTCCATCGCCACGGGCCAGTCCTGGTCCTGGAAGGTCACCTGCGGCGATACCAGGCCGGCGGCGGCCGGGGAGTTGGCGGCCACGTGCCAGGGGACGAAGGCCCAGCCCAGGCGGCGCTTGACCAGTTCGACGATGACCCACTGGCTTTCCACCCACCAGACCTCGGCGGCCACGCGCAGCCGTTTCTTTTCCTCGCTGTCGCTGCGCGTGGCGACCATCAGTTGGCGGTAGCGCTTCAGGTCCTCGAAGTCGACGCGGGGATGCGCCGCGAGCGGGTGGTCGGGCGCGCAGATGATCGGCATCGGCACCCAGCCCAGCGCGTGGAAGCCCAGTTCCGGCGGCAGGATTTCCTGGCGCCACATGATGCCCAGGTCCGCGCACTGGCTCAGCACCAGCCGGCTCACGTCCTCCATCAGCGGGAACAGGACTTCCAGCTCGACGGACGGAAAGCGCTCGGAAAACTCGGTCAGCAGCTCGCCCAGCGTTTCCTCGGGATACAGCTCGTCGACGGCCAGCGTGAGCCGCGACTCCACGCCCTCGCCCAGGCTCTTGGCGACGCCCCGGAAATGCTCACAGCGCTCCAGGATCACGCGCGCCTCCAGCAGCAGCCGCTCGCCGGCCGGCGTCAGCACGGGGTAGCGCGCGCTGCGGTCGAACAGCGCGGTGTCCAGGTCGACTTCCAGATTGGCCACTGCCGCGCTGATCACCGACTGGGCCTTGCCCAGGCGCCGCGCGGCGGCGGAAAAAGAGCCGGTCTCGGCGGCGGCGGCGAACGCCTGCAGTTGGTCCAGGGACAAGCTCATGGGACGGGTCACTCCGCGATCTATCGGTTTGGCAGATGGTATCCAACTTGCGACCCGCTGTCTGGCCGATAGAATGGCGCCCATCGTCGCCCGATACCCGGGCATCTGGAGAATCACATGCGTACCACTGCGGACCGTATCCGTCACACCGTCGGGTTCGAGGTCATCGGTCTGATCGTCTTTGCCCCGCTGGCCAGCTTGGTCTTTGGCTACGACCTGCACCAGATGGGCATCGTCGGCGCGGTCGCCGCGCTGATCGCCGCCACGTGGAACTACGTCTACAACATCCTGTTCGACCGGGCCATGCTGCGGTTCACGGGCCAGCTCAAGAAGTCCACGCCGATCCGCGTGCTCCATGCGGTCATGTTCGAAGGCGGGCTGTTGATCGTGTTCCTGCCGTCGGTGGCGTGGTACCTGAACATCGGCCTCGTGGACGCCTTCATCATGGACATTGCCGTGGCCGGCTACTACATGGTCTACGCGTTCTTCTACAACTGGGCGTACGACGCGGTCTTCCCGATCCCGAACGCCACGCCCAACGCCGCCCCGCCCTCCGCCACGCGCGACTGCCAGTCGGCCAACGGCTGACCGGCGAACGCGGCCCCGCCACGCGGCGCGGGGTCGACCTCGCGCGGGAATTGCGGCCGGAAACGGCCGCATGATGTCATCCGGGCTGCATGGACCATGCGTTAACATGCTCGCCATGCCCAACCGCCCGCCCCTGCTCCGCCGCAGCCTGTCGCCCGCCATCGTCGCGGCCACGCTGCTCATCCTCGGCCTGTCCGGAGCCCAGGCCAAGCCCTCGAAGAACACCAAGGCCGCGCGCGCCGCCACGGCGGCGGCCACCGCTGCCGCCACCGCCGGCGTGGCACGCGCCAGGGCCGAGCCGGCCGATCCCGCCGCCGCGCGGTCGGGCCTGCCCGCCACGGTGACCACGGCCCTGCGCCGCGCGCAGGTGCCGCTGTCGGCCGCCAGTTTCTACGTCGTCAAGGTGGGCGCGCCGCAGGCCCGCGTGAGCTGGAATGCGGAAACGCCGATGAATCCGGCGTCGACGATGAAGGTGGTCACCACGTTCGCCGGCCTGCAACTGCTGGGGCCCGACTTCCGCTGGCTGACTTCGCTCTACGCCGACGCCCAGCCCGGCCCCGACGGCACGATCCACGGCAACGTTTACCTGCGCGGCCGCGGCGATCCCAAGCTGGTGCCCGAGGAAATGGCCAAGCTCGTGGCCACGGCCCGGTCCACCGGCGCCGCCACCATCGACGGCGACGTGGTGCTGGACCGCAGCTTCTTTGCCGACGGCGCCGAAGCCGGCTACACGATCGACGGCGAGACGCAGCGCGCCTACAACGTCAATCCGGACGCCCTGCTCTACGCCTTCAAGACGCTTTCGTTCACGATCACGCCCGACGCGGCCAATCGCACCGTCGGCGTTGCTGTTACCCCGGCGCTGGCGCAGTTGCGCGTGGACAACCGGCTGACGCTGGCCAACGGCCGCTGCGGCGACTGGAAGTCACGCGCCACGCCGGCGATCATGCCGCAGCCGGACGGCACGGTCGTCGCAGCGTTCGACGGCAGTTATTCGGCCGATTGCGGCGAGCACATCGTCAACCTGGCCACGCTGAGCCATAGCGATTTCATCTGGGGCGGGTTCGTCGCCGAATGGCAGAACGCCGGCGGCCGCTTTGCACGCACGCCGGGGCTGCGCAGCGGCGCCGTGCCGCGCGGC
This sequence is a window from Cupriavidus pauculus. Protein-coding genes within it:
- a CDS encoding efflux transporter outer membrane subunit, giving the protein MKAPAMFRRHFPISASFSAVALACALLAGCAVGPDYQRPDAPVPKAFKEAGDAMPAWTGDWKTAEPQDTMARPDWWRAFDDPVLDGLMSQVQVSNQNIKAAEAVYRQATAALAAARAGYFPTVGANAGVSRGASSSGGRITNGQNATLSATWEIDVWGRIRRQVESAQAGAQASEADLASTLLSTQATLAQSYFLLRVADAQRALLERTVADYQRSLQLVQNQYQAGTAQRSDVLQSETQLKSAQAQLIDIRITRAQYEHALAVLVGKPPADLALAVADADVTLPRVPVAVPSTLLERRPDIAAAERRMASANADIGVAQAAYYPTLSLSASGGLTASTLARWLSLPDRVWSVGAGLAGTVFDGGLRSAAKAQAVAAYDQTVANYRQTVLEAFQEVEDNLAAARLLDEEAQVQYDALRSAREALALVNNRYKAGTAGLLDVLTAQTAAYTAERTALSITGRQYTAAVTLIKALGGGWHGPTADGAPQATQPAQPAPQQGAAGGAS
- a CDS encoding LysR family transcriptional regulator: MSLSLDQLQAFAAAAETGSFSAAARRLGKAQSVISAAVANLEVDLDTALFDRSARYPVLTPAGERLLLEARVILERCEHFRGVAKSLGEGVESRLTLAVDELYPEETLGELLTEFSERFPSVELEVLFPLMEDVSRLVLSQCADLGIMWRQEILPPELGFHALGWVPMPIICAPDHPLAAHPRVDFEDLKRYRQLMVATRSDSEEKKRLRVAAEVWWVESQWVIVELVKRRLGWAFVPWHVAANSPAAAGLVSPQVTFQDQDWPVAMELVWHKQRPLGKAATWLRERVSQQALPVPVGR
- a CDS encoding PACE efflux transporter is translated as MRTTADRIRHTVGFEVIGLIVFAPLASLVFGYDLHQMGIVGAVAALIAATWNYVYNILFDRAMLRFTGQLKKSTPIRVLHAVMFEGGLLIVFLPSVAWYLNIGLVDAFIMDIAVAGYYMVYAFFYNWAYDAVFPIPNATPNAAPPSATRDCQSANG
- the dacB gene encoding D-alanyl-D-alanine carboxypeptidase/D-alanyl-D-alanine endopeptidase, with translation MLAMPNRPPLLRRSLSPAIVAATLLILGLSGAQAKPSKNTKAARAATAAATAAATAGVARARAEPADPAAARSGLPATVTTALRRAQVPLSAASFYVVKVGAPQARVSWNAETPMNPASTMKVVTTFAGLQLLGPDFRWLTSLYADAQPGPDGTIHGNVYLRGRGDPKLVPEEMAKLVATARSTGAATIDGDVVLDRSFFADGAEAGYTIDGETQRAYNVNPDALLYAFKTLSFTITPDAANRTVGVAVTPALAQLRVDNRLTLANGRCGDWKSRATPAIMPQPDGTVVAAFDGSYSADCGEHIVNLATLSHSDFIWGGFVAEWQNAGGRFARTPGLRSGAVPRGAFLLARHYGQPLGDIVRDINKYSNNVMARQLFLTIGAEMDRKGPASTDKSSRVIHQWLARQGLDMPGLVMENGSGLSREERISAYDMARLLQQALASNVGPTLVDSLPILGVDGTLRNRLTRATAAGNAYLKTGTLADVRALAGYVDALNGDRYVVVAYINHPNASAAQEAHDALMQWVYKGAQ